In Zingiber officinale cultivar Zhangliang chromosome 8B, Zo_v1.1, whole genome shotgun sequence, a single genomic region encodes these proteins:
- the LOC122014022 gene encoding protein FAR1-RELATED SEQUENCE 9-like, whose product MTDESVAAFIWLFETWLGLMSGCRPISFITPYNESITSTAAKNLIHVGDHCFSRYNLEDNMWLQEFYAIQEKCVPLFYRGMFFGDFFGAPKVETMYKIFQRHSMATTTLRDLVTQFDKTMAGQFEKELQADFEQVTPSLRNSESSGFLMEKATDGINKYHVAKVEDASMYGDTVFQQLH is encoded by the exons ATGACTGATGAGAGTGTAGCTGCTTTCATTTGGCTGTTTGAGACATGGCTTGGATTGATGAGTGGGTGTAGGCCAATTTCTTTCATCACTCCTTACAATGAATCCATTACTTCAACTGCAGCTAAG AATTTGATTCATGTTGGAGATCATTGTTTTAGTAGATATAATTTGGAGGATAATATGTGGTTACAAGAATTTTATGCAATTCAGGAGAAATGTGTTCCATTGTTCTATAGAGGCATGTTCTTTGGAGACTTTTTTGGTGCTCCAAAGGTGGAAACCATGTACAAAATTTTCCAGAGGCATTCAATGGCAACCACCACTTTACGCGATCTAGTTACTCAATTTGATAAAACAATGGCAGGACAATTTGAGAAGGAACTACAGGCAGACTTTGAACAAGTCACACCAAGCCT GAGGAACTCAGAGTCATCTGGATTTTTGATGGAGAAGGCCACAGATGGTATTAATAAGTATCATGTTGCAAAAGTTGAGGATGCAAGTATGTATGGTGACACAGTGTTCCAGCAACTGCATTAA